Proteins from a single region of Nerophis ophidion isolate RoL-2023_Sa linkage group LG10, RoL_Noph_v1.0, whole genome shotgun sequence:
- the tnnt2c gene encoding troponin T2c, cardiac, with product MSDTEEYEQEEYEEEVEELEDNEVEVKEEETEQEEESKPRHKTTYVPNIAPPKLPDGEKVDFDDLHRKRLEKDFNDLQSLIEMHFSNRQKEEEELVDLCNRIERRRSDRAEQQRVRAEEERERQARVTEERARREEEAAKLRAEEEAKKKKTFTNKSFGGYLQKVDQKKGKKLTAREEKKKALLERRKPLNIDHLNQEKLAEKAQDLWAWLHQLHAEKFQLAEKLKRQKYDIYVLRNRVSDHQRGSKASKTTRGAKGKSGSWK from the coding sequence ATGTCGGACACAGAGGAGTACGAACAGGAGGAGTACGAAGAGGAGGTAGAGGAGCTGGAAGACAATGAAGTGGAGGTAAAGGAagaggagacagaacaggaggaAGAGTCCAAACCTCGACACAAAACCACTTATGTACCAAACATCGCCCCTCCGAAGTTGCCGGACGGCGAGAAGGTGGACTTCGACGACCTGCACCGCAAGAGACTGGAGAAGGACTTCAATGACCTCCAGAGCCTGATTGAGATGCATTTCTCCAACCGccagaaggaagaggaggaactggtGGATCTGTGCAACCGCATCGAGCGCCGCCGCTCGGACCGCGCCGAGCAACAGCGGGTCCGCGCCGAGGAGGAGCGGGAACGCCAGGCCAGGGTGACCGAGGAGCGGGCGAGGCGCGAGGAGGAGGCGGCCAAGCTCCGCGCCGAGGAGGAGGCCAAGAAGAAAAAGACCTTCACCAACAAGTCCTTCGGCGGCTACCTGCAGAAGGTGGACCAGAAGAAGGGCAAGAAGCTGACGGCGCgcgaggagaagaagaaggcgCTACTGGAGCGCCGCAAGCCGCTCAACATCGACCACCTCAACCAGGAGAAGCTGGCGGAGAAGGCGCAGGACCTCTGGGCGTGGCTCCATCAGCTCCACGCTGAGAAGTTCCAGCTGGCGGAGAAGCTCAAGCGGCAGAAGTACGACATCTACGTTCTCAGGAACCGCGTCAGCGACCACCAGCGAGGCTCCAAAGCGTCCAAGACCACCCGCGGGGCCAAGGGCAAGTCTGGGTCCTGGAAGTGA